One genomic segment of Pseudorasbora parva isolate DD20220531a chromosome 6, ASM2467924v1, whole genome shotgun sequence includes these proteins:
- the LOC137079449 gene encoding G2/M phase-specific E3 ubiquitin-protein ligase-like, producing the protein MFCPYCGLKYDVLPNFCNSCGKNLEVLKETRQKTPVPKNVTGTGVDSTPAPNLKQFLEYRNLKSKERTKFSLGKKGGSKHEEKKVQINVGIMCLQSGHLKPQRGKTLPLFTDPQITSKDLLIMAEKKLKDFNKDMEDGPYILMYPDGSEVFNVPGTQKPFTLKEYKSEIGKPYARINMFICRKKDFIEQVLSSESDSEVFIRTRKTDESSLADTLPIIPQLTSTPHDRMNSKIDCTMEPSQGSEVAVGGQGSVEQIMLSDSEDDRPGTSGHVATQNKCYRKYMEVYAPVTTEDDDELLITEHGLDLPVTIEEQSSVTAPDIISNLALVIDRKSVSRFNITRSNVWDGAVRGFKRVTYSEFNDMFVKFSDDAGLLEEGLDTGGPRRELLTLLMSCLQKRPIFDGPPNRRYLVYNSVAVREDEYFLAGKMIAVSIVHGGPGPHFLSKDLVNHIVGQPSFSATLEDVTDEGVVKVLREIQIATTLESLQGLILRNSTLLQTAGCFRRVRNIEEKHTIVEEYVKWYVIDRNHSVIKRFKDGLTSLQFLTALQQHPSVLGSFLYHTEKKLTATDLENLFKAELSPMGSNQRQEESRTLCFWSDYLLDCEEHQTEVPLEDVLMFSTGLTSLPPAGMAPQPCIVFLEDSPFPMANTCTNTLKLPLKLDTYSHFQTQMDFGIQNSPGFGCF; encoded by the exons ATGTTTTGTCCTTACTGTGGATTAAAATACGACGTTCTTCCGAATTTCTGCAATTCGTGTGGCAAAAACCTCGAGGTTTTAAAAGAGACACGACAGAAAACACCCGTCCCAAAAAACGTGACAG GTACAGGTGTAGACTCAACACCTGCGCCCAATTTAAAACAGTTTTTGGAATACAGAAACCTGAAATCTAAGGAGAGAACTAAGTTTTCCTTGGGGAAGAAAGGAGGAAGCAAACACGAGGAGAAGAAAGTACAG ATAAATGTTGGCATAATGTGTCTACAGAGTGGTCACTTAAAGCCACAACGTGGGAAAACACTCCCCTTATTCACGGACCCTCAAATAACATCGAAGGATCTCCTAATAATggctgaaaaaaaattaaaagacttTAATAAAGACATGGAGGATGGACCCTACATCCTTATGTACCCAGATGGCTCTGAAGTCTTTAATGTGCCAGGGACACAAAAGCCCTTTACACTGAAAGAATACAAATCAGAAATAGGAAAGCCATATGCAAGGATAAACATGTTTATTTGCAGAAAGAAAGACTTTATAG AACAGGTTCTCAGTTCAGAATCTGACTCAGAAGTTTTCATAAGAACCCGTAAAACTGATGAATCTTCCCTGGCCGACACGCTG CCAATAATACCTCAGCTTACAAGCACGCCACACGACCGCATGAACAGTAAAAT TGATTGTACCATGGAACCGTCTCAAGGAAGTGAAGTAGCGGTTGGTGGACAGGGAAGTGTAGAACAA ATAATGCTCTCAGACTCAGAGGATGACCGTCCTGGTACTTCTGGCCATGTTGCGACACAGAACAAGTGTTACAg AAAatacatggaagtgtatgcACCTGTTACTACGGAAGATGATGATGAGCTTTTAATCACAGAACACGGTCTGGACCTCCCAGTAACAATAGA GGAACAAAGCAGTGTGACGGCTCCTGATATTATTTCAAATCTGGCCCTTGTTATTGATCGGAAAAGTGTCAGCAGATTCAACATAACAAGATCCAATGTGTGGGATGGGGCAGTAAGAGGATTTAAACGTGTCACATACTCAGAATTCAATGACATGTTTGTGAAGTTCTCTGATGATGCTGGCTTGTTGGAAGAGGGCCTTGATACAGGTGGGCCAAGAAGGGAACTTCTCACTTTACTAATGAGCTGCCTGCAGAAGCGGCCCATTTTTGATGGACCTCCCAATAGACGCTACCTGGTATACAACTCAGTTG CTGTTAGGGAGGATGAGTATTTCTTGGCAGGGAAAATGATTGCAGTGTCAATAGTGCATGGAGGACCAGGGCCCCATTTTCTTTCAAAAGACCTGGTAAACCACATTGTAGGTCAGCCCTCTTTCAGCGCCACTTTAGAAGATGTCACAGATGAGGGTGTAGTGAAAGTGCTGAGAGAG ATTCAGATCGCAACCACTTTGGAGTCACTACAAGGACTAATTTTGAGAAACAGCACCCTGCTCCAAACTGCTGGGTGTTTTCGACGTGTGAGGAACATTGAGGAGAAACACACGATTGTGGAAGAATATGTCAAGTGGTATGTGATTGACAGAAACCACAGTGTtattaaaag ATTTAAAGATGGACTTACCAGTCTGCAGTTCCTGACAGCACTTCAGCAGCATCCAAGTGTTTTGGGTTCTTTCCTCTACCACACTGAGAAGAAGCTAACAGCGACTGATTTGGAAAACCTCTTCAAAGCAGAACTCAGCCCAATGGGTAGTAACCAGAGGCAAGAGGAATCCAGGACACTTTGCTTTTGGTCAGACTATCTCCTCGACTGCGAAG AACATCAGACTGAAGTGCCACTTGAGGATGTGTTAATGTTTTCAACTGGCCTGACATCACTTCCACCTGCTGGAATGGCACCACAGCCATGCATTGTGTTTCTTGAAGATTCACCGTTTCCAATGGCAaacacatgcacaaacacactAAAGTTACCACTCAAGTTAGACACATACAGTCATTTTCAGACTCAGATGGATTTTGGAATTCAGAATTCCCCAGGTTTTGGATgcttttaa